ACAAAAAATTGTATATTACCTTTTGCCTGAGGATTTAACAAATCGTATTTTTTTAAATAATCTTTAGCATCAAAAGAAAGCTTAATTGCAGGGTCAATCAATTTTATATTTTCCCCAACAATTTTCTTTATTGTTTCAGACATTATGGGATAATGGGTACATCCCAACACAAGGGTATCTATATTTTTATATTTAAAACCACTTAAATATTCATATGCTGATTCATATGCCTCATCACTATTCGCAAGACCTCTTTCAATAAGAGGTACAAAATCCGGACAGGCAGCAGAATAAACCTCTATACCTTCATTGATGGCTTTTATATTTTTATCATAGCTTAAGCTTTCAATTGTTCTCTTAGTTGCAATAACTCCTATTTTTTTGTTTTTTGTAAACAGGGCAGCACTTTTTGCCCCTGCTTGAAGCACATCAAAAAGCACTGCATCATATTCCTTTTTATCTATTGTTGCACAGGTTGTGTTGCAGGCTATTACCACAGCTTTTGCATTTTTTTCTTTCATAAAATTTATGATCTGCCCCGCAAATCTTTTTATCTCCTCTTTGCTTCTATCACCATAAGGCACCCTTTTAGTATCCCCAAAATAAATGTAGTCCTCTCCTGGCAGTATTTCAACAAGCCTTCTTAATACCGTCAATCCACCAACACCTGAGTCAAATACTCCTATGGGTCTTAAGTCCATCTCACCACATCCTATGATTTATAATATCTATTATATCATATCACAAATTTGTATAGTAAAAAAAAATAAAATAATGTGTTAAAAGGGGACGTGTGTCAAAAGGGGACGTACCTTATTTGACACTTTTATTTGTTTCAAAAGGGGACGTACCTTATTTGACATTTTTATTGTAAATATAGTACAATTTGTGTGGGTGATAAAATATGGGAAGACAAGCACGTCAATTTAGTAAAACCGGACTATATCATATAGTATTCAGGGGAATATGTAGGCAAAATATATTTGAAGAAGATAATGATTTTATTAAAATGCTTAAGACAATTCAAGAACTTAAGCAAGAAATGCAATTTAAGATTTATGCATATTGCTTAATGAACAACCATGTACACCTTCTCTTAAAGGAAGAAAATACAGGTGACATTTCTTTAATTATGAAAAGATTGCTTACTAAATATGCTGGCTGGTTTAACAGGAAATACTCAAGAAGTGGTGCATTGATTGCTAATAGATATAAAAGCCAGCCGGTAGAAATAGATGAATATCTATCATCCTTGATACGATATATTCATCAAAATCCTATCAGAGCAAAGATAGTGACACATATAGATAAATACAGATGGAGCAGCTATCCTGAATATATGAATGAGAGTATAATTACCGATACAGGATTTATACTCTCAACAATGGATAGAAAGACGTTTGAAATCTATCATAAACAGGAAGAAAAGGGATATTATGAAGTTAACGATAAAATTGGTAAAAGTGATGAATATATACGACAAAGAATTATAAAATTGATAGATGGCAAGGAACCAAAAGAGATTGGATTATTGCCAAAACCAGAGCGAAACAAAATTATTAAACAGCTAAAAGAGGAAGAAGGCTTTTCAATTCGGCAAATTGAAAGAGCAACTGGAATTTCTCGAGGCATTATAGCAAGATGTTGACAATTAAGGTACGTCCCTTTTTGACTCGTGTTGGACTTCTTTATGCAATAATTAAATAAAAAATCAGGGAGATGTCTTTATGTTTGGTAAATTAAAAGAAAACATTAAAGCTTTAAATACACCATGTATCCCCGTCATTACGCTTGACACTTATCCAGACAAAAAATTTGAAATATTACAATTAGTAAGTATCAAGAAGCACGTATAATAGCTGACCCTACATCTCTTTAAGCTGCTGTATCAGTCGCCAAAGAAGCCAAAAAAAACGGTACTGATGCTGTTATTGGTTTCAAATGTACTGCTCCCTTCGATACAAGAGGTTTAAATACCGCTGTTGCTATGGGATATGGCACAGCAATTAAATTTATAAATTAAAGAAATAGCAAGGTTATTAAAACCTTGCTAATAATACAAGCAGCCACAACTTTGAATTTTATCAAGTTTATACCAAATTCTTTTATGTTTTAAAAGTTCATTGACAAGCACTTCCTTACAATATTTACAAAGTTTTTGTCGTTTTCACTAAGCTGTCAGTATGTTTCACCATATAACTATGTTAATTAACAGGATAAACATATGCTGCTTGTTCTAAGCTTCTTTCTCCTAATGACCAACCAGGTTTTGTGGTTTCCATAAAATAATACTTTTTCCCGTTATACTCATAATAATAAGGTACATAACCTAAGTTATATGGAATATCATTATCATTAAGAACGATTCCTACTGCCATATGACCGTATTGTTGCCCCGGCAACGGATCAAAATGTAATAAAGCTACTTCATAATTCATATTCTTCAAGATAGATGCTAAGAGAATTGACTTATCTTTACAATCTCCGCCATCAACTAAGGTTTGTGCTGGTAATTGAGGTGTTTCTGTAATTTTATATGGAATAGCACCTCCCACAAAGCTTTGCACAAATTCCGCAGTATGAAAATTATCATAACCGTCTGATTGTGCAACCTGTAATAAATACTTTGAAAGACAACCAATATAAATATAGTTACGTTCTTCATTAACCCATGATGTAAGGTTACCATGTGCTAATTCAGAGCAAGAAAGGACTAAGGTTTTAATTTCATCAGGCATATATGATAACTGTAGGTATTGTTCTTCTCCATTGCTATTATAAAATTTATTTGTTATTTCTGTTATATTCCTATCATATTCTAAAAGATCTGAAGGTACTTCTATATGCCAACAATAGCTTTTATTATTATATTCCCAGACAAAGTCTTGGCTTATTGTGTGTATCTGGGGTACAGGTTGTGTTGTCGGCTGCGATGTCAGCTGTGGTATTGGCTGCGGTGTCGGCTGTGTTGTATCTGGGTAATAAACCAGTACCTCATGATTTGCCTCATTCCAATCTACTGTATAACCTAATGCTTCTGCTACATATCTTGCAGGTACGAATGTTCTTCCAGTATCATTGCCTGAAACATCAAAAGTTGTTGC
This is a stretch of genomic DNA from Aceticella autotrophica. It encodes these proteins:
- a CDS encoding transposase, whose product is MGRQARQFSKTGLYHIVFRGICRQNIFEEDNDFIKMLKTIQELKQEMQFKIYAYCLMNNHVHLLLKEENTGDISLIMKRLLTKYAGWFNRKYSRSGALIANRYKSQPVEIDEYLSSLIRYIHQNPIRAKIVTHIDKYRWSSYPEYMNESIITDTGFILSTMDRKTFEIYHKQEEKGYYEVNDKIGKSDEYIRQRIIKLIDGKEPKEIGLLPKPERNKIIKQLKEEEGFSIRQIERATGISRGIIARC
- a CDS encoding stalk domain-containing protein, with protein sequence MLISKQKTAKALIGVMLCFTVLLMPILGLAKPTYKAIFTIGSNNYTVDGTTKTMDTAAYETNGRVIVPARYLAEALNAQSYYDKDTKVVTFVKGDTTIQFTLGSKQMSVTKNGVKKTITMETAATTFDVSGNDTGRTFVPARYVAEALGYTVDWNEANHEVLVYYPDTTQPTPQPIPQLTSQPTTQPVPQIHTISQDFVWEYNNKSYCWHIEVPSDLLEYDRNITEITNKFYNSNGEEQYLQLSYMPDEIKTLVLSCSELAHGNLTSWVNEERNYIYIGCLSKYLLQVAQSDGYDNFHTAEFVQSFVGGAIPYKITETPQLPAQTLVDGGDCKDKSILLASILKNMNYEVALLHFDPLPGQQYGHMAVGIVLNDNDIPYNLGYVPYYYEYNGKKYYFMETTKPGWSLGERSLEQAAYVYPVN
- the murI gene encoding glutamate racemase; the protein is MDLRPIGVFDSGVGGLTVLRRLVEILPGEDYIYFGDTKRVPYGDRSKEEIKRFAGQIINFMKEKNAKAVVIACNTTCATIDKKEYDAVLFDVLQAGAKSAALFTKNKKIGVIATKRTIESLSYDKNIKAINEGIEVYSAACPDFVPLIERGLANSDEAYESAYEYLSGFKYKNIDTLVLGCTHYPIMSETIKKIVGENIKLIDPAIKLSFDAKDYLKKYDLLNPQAKGNIQFFVSGDKNNFIKAAEVLMGEKFTSISTIDIEKY